In Microbacterium sp. 1.5R, the following are encoded in one genomic region:
- a CDS encoding ABC transporter permease, with translation MTISLPPAQGPSAASGSVVDTVAVNQAGLKEGPGGFWRDVFRRLRRNPTAWIGAGIVLVFVLVSVLAPLLAPYPETALPGAKYITPTHIPGPGELPEFPLGLDRFGGDVLSKLIWGAQASLLIGVISTALGLVGGMILGLLAGTFGGWVDTLIMRIVDIILSVPNLLLAVSIAAILGQTPFAVMIAIGASQVPIFARLLRASMLQQRSSDYVLSAQTLGLGRGQITMSHVLPNAIGPVIVQGTLTLATAVIDAAALSFLGLGGGRPETAEWGRMLTYAQAELAIAPWLAFLPGICIAVTALGFTLFGEALREAMDPRTRAR, from the coding sequence ATGACCATCTCGCTCCCACCCGCGCAGGGACCGTCCGCGGCGAGCGGCTCGGTCGTCGACACGGTCGCCGTGAATCAGGCCGGCCTCAAAGAGGGGCCCGGGGGGTTCTGGCGCGACGTGTTCCGCCGCCTCCGCCGCAACCCGACGGCCTGGATCGGCGCCGGCATCGTGCTGGTGTTCGTCCTCGTCTCGGTGCTCGCGCCATTGCTCGCCCCGTACCCCGAGACGGCGTTGCCCGGCGCGAAGTACATCACGCCGACGCACATCCCCGGTCCGGGGGAGCTGCCGGAGTTCCCCCTCGGGCTCGACCGCTTCGGCGGCGATGTGCTCTCCAAGCTCATCTGGGGCGCGCAGGCGTCGCTGCTGATCGGTGTGATCTCGACCGCGCTCGGTCTGGTCGGCGGAATGATCCTCGGACTCCTCGCCGGCACGTTCGGCGGATGGGTCGACACCCTCATCATGCGCATCGTCGACATCATCCTGTCGGTGCCGAACCTGCTGCTGGCGGTATCCATCGCCGCGATCCTGGGTCAGACGCCCTTCGCGGTGATGATCGCCATCGGAGCATCCCAGGTTCCGATCTTCGCCCGCCTCCTGCGGGCGTCGATGCTGCAGCAGCGATCGAGCGACTACGTGCTCTCCGCCCAGACGCTGGGGCTCGGTCGCGGGCAGATCACCATGTCGCACGTGCTGCCGAACGCCATCGGACCTGTCATCGTGCAGGGCACGCTCACGCTCGCGACGGCGGTGATCGATGCGGCGGCGCTGTCGTTCCTCGGTCTCGGCGGCGGTCGCCCCGAGACGGCCGAGTGGGGCCGCATGCTCACCTATGCGCAGGCCGAGCTGGCCATCGCGCCATGGCTGGCATTCCTGCCCGGCATCTGCATCGCGGTCACCGCGCTCGGCTTCACCCTGTTCGGTGAAGCCCTGCGCGAGGCCATGGACCCGAGGACGAGAGCACGATGA
- a CDS encoding ABC transporter ATP-binding protein — MNAAKETRTTDAPLLSVEGLAVDFATMDGVVHAVEGVDLEIAPGQTVAIVGESGSGKSTTAMAIIGLLAGGGRVAGGSIRLDGKDITRAPESELRTIRGRDIGLVPQDPMSNLNPVAKIGTQVAETLLAHGLATRQNVQQKVVEALTAAGLPDPEKRAKQYPHEFSGGMRQRALIAIGLACKPRLLIADEPTSALDVTVQQTILDQIGDMTRELGTAVLLITHDLGLAAERAERVIVMHRGKVVEQGPAKQILENPQHPYTQSLVQAAPSVAAARLRPEAFHAEERPSDPNAAEDASSALALPTADNIVEIENLTKVYPVRGQKEDFVAVDDVSLAIPRGETVAIVGESGSGKTTTARMLLKIIEPTSGLIRYEGKDVSSLTRAETRDFRQKVQPIFQDPYSSLNPMFTIERLISEPLDFYKRGSGADRRKRVRQLLDDVALPQSMLRRYPSELSGGQRQRVAIARALALSPELIVCDEPVSALDVLVQDQILNLLGDLQTEYGLSYLFISHDLAVVRLISDYVCVMKDGSLVEAASSEEIFTNPRDPYTRRLLASIPGNELNIAS, encoded by the coding sequence ATGAACGCTGCGAAAGAGACACGGACCACGGACGCTCCGCTGCTGTCCGTTGAAGGGCTGGCGGTCGACTTCGCCACCATGGACGGCGTCGTGCACGCCGTCGAGGGAGTCGACCTCGAGATCGCGCCGGGCCAGACCGTCGCGATCGTGGGGGAGTCCGGGTCGGGCAAGTCGACCACTGCCATGGCCATCATCGGGCTGCTCGCCGGTGGCGGGCGCGTGGCCGGCGGCAGCATCCGCCTCGACGGCAAGGACATCACCCGCGCTCCCGAGAGCGAGCTGCGCACCATCCGCGGGCGCGACATCGGCCTCGTGCCGCAGGACCCCATGTCGAACCTGAATCCGGTCGCGAAGATCGGCACCCAGGTCGCCGAGACCCTGCTCGCCCACGGACTCGCCACCAGGCAGAACGTGCAGCAGAAGGTCGTCGAGGCGCTGACAGCCGCCGGACTGCCGGATCCCGAGAAGCGCGCGAAGCAGTACCCGCACGAGTTCTCCGGCGGCATGCGCCAGCGCGCGCTGATCGCGATCGGCCTGGCGTGCAAACCGCGCCTGCTGATCGCGGACGAGCCGACGAGCGCGCTCGACGTGACGGTGCAGCAGACGATCCTCGACCAGATCGGCGACATGACGCGCGAGCTCGGCACCGCCGTGCTGCTCATCACGCACGATCTGGGACTCGCGGCCGAGCGTGCCGAGCGCGTCATCGTGATGCACCGCGGCAAGGTGGTCGAGCAGGGGCCGGCGAAGCAGATCCTCGAGAATCCGCAGCACCCCTACACGCAGTCGCTCGTGCAGGCGGCGCCGTCGGTGGCTGCCGCGCGTCTGCGCCCGGAGGCGTTCCACGCCGAGGAGCGTCCGTCCGATCCGAACGCAGCCGAGGACGCCTCGAGCGCGCTCGCCCTGCCGACAGCGGACAACATCGTCGAGATCGAGAACCTCACCAAGGTCTATCCGGTCCGTGGGCAGAAAGAGGACTTCGTCGCCGTGGACGACGTGTCGCTCGCCATCCCGCGCGGCGAGACGGTGGCGATCGTGGGCGAGTCCGGTTCGGGCAAGACGACGACCGCGCGGATGCTGCTGAAGATCATCGAGCCGACGAGCGGTCTCATCCGCTACGAGGGAAAGGACGTCTCCTCGCTGACCCGTGCGGAGACCCGGGACTTCCGGCAGAAGGTGCAGCCGATCTTCCAGGATCCGTACTCGAGCCTGAATCCGATGTTCACCATCGAGCGCCTCATCTCCGAGCCGCTGGACTTCTACAAGCGGGGGAGCGGCGCCGATCGGCGCAAGCGCGTCCGGCAGCTGCTCGACGACGTGGCGCTGCCGCAGTCGATGCTGCGCCGGTATCCGTCCGAGCTGTCCGGCGGTCAGCGTCAGCGTGTCGCGATCGCCCGTGCGCTCGCGCTCTCGCCCGAGCTGATCGTGTGCGACGAACCCGTGTCAGCGCTCGACGTCCTCGTGCAGGATCAGATCCTGAACCTGCTGGGCGACCTGCAGACCGAGTATGGACTCAGCTATCTCTTCATCTCCCACGACCTCGCCGTGGTC
- a CDS encoding ABC transporter permease encodes MLRTIGRRLLFLIPTLIGLSILLFAWVRALPGGPAVALLGEKATPEAIARVNELYGFNKPIIEQYFIWVGRLLQGDFGTSIQTNRPVTEEFFRRFPATIELSVVALIFAVGVGIPLGYWAARRHGKFTDHASVVLSLIGITIPVFFLAFILKYVFAVQLGWLPSDGRQNPRIDATHPTGFYVWDGIITGEFDASWDALMHLVLPALALGTIPLAIIVRITRASVLEVQNADYVRTGRAKGVGSSTLRSRFILRNAMLPVITTIGLQTGLLISGAVLTETVFAFPGIGSFLARAIFTRDFPVLQGFIIFIAIAYALINLAVDVSYSFIDPRVRVQ; translated from the coding sequence TTGCTGCGCACCATCGGCAGACGACTGCTTTTCCTCATCCCCACCCTGATCGGCCTCAGCATCCTGCTGTTCGCCTGGGTCAGGGCCCTCCCCGGCGGCCCGGCCGTCGCGCTTCTCGGCGAGAAGGCGACACCCGAGGCCATCGCGAGGGTCAACGAGCTCTACGGCTTCAACAAGCCCATCATCGAGCAGTACTTCATCTGGGTCGGCCGCCTGCTGCAGGGCGACTTCGGCACATCGATCCAGACCAACCGGCCGGTCACGGAGGAGTTCTTCCGCCGATTCCCGGCCACGATCGAGCTGAGCGTCGTCGCGCTCATCTTCGCGGTCGGCGTGGGCATCCCGCTCGGATACTGGGCCGCTCGCCGCCACGGCAAGTTCACCGACCACGCGTCGGTCGTGCTGAGTCTCATCGGCATCACCATCCCGGTGTTCTTCCTCGCCTTCATCCTCAAGTACGTGTTCGCCGTGCAGCTCGGCTGGCTGCCGTCGGACGGCAGGCAGAATCCACGAATAGACGCCACCCATCCGACGGGGTTCTATGTGTGGGACGGCATCATCACCGGCGAGTTCGACGCCTCCTGGGATGCCCTCATGCACCTGGTGCTCCCGGCACTCGCGCTCGGCACCATCCCGCTCGCGATCATCGTCCGCATCACCAGGGCGAGCGTGCTCGAAGTGCAGAACGCGGACTACGTGCGGACGGGGCGGGCGAAGGGCGTCGGCTCGTCGACGCTGCGCAGTCGCTTCATCCTCCGCAACGCGATGCTGCCGGTGATCACGACGATCGGTCTGCAGACCGGGCTCCTGATCTCGGGGGCAGTGCTCACCGAGACCGTCTTCGCGTTCCCCGGCATCGGGTCCTTCCTCGCGAGGGCGATCTTCACACGGGACTTCCCCGTGCTGCAGGGGTTCATCATCTTCATCGCGATCGCCTACGCGCTGATCAACCTGGCCGTCGATGTGTCGTACAGCTTCATCGATCCGAGAGTGCGGGTGCAGTGA